A genomic region of Gemmata massiliana contains the following coding sequences:
- a CDS encoding nicotinate-nucleotide--dimethylbenzimidazole phosphoribosyltransferase, with protein sequence MAHPTHAEILAHLANLASPPGGLGALHHFAERLCVVQQALKPVTTPRRLVLFAADHGPDAESRVGTTIHHIADGGAATAVVAKSTHTELVLVDVGSRTDALPESPRYRSRKVRPGSRDFTKQPALTADEFRAAFVVGQKEAEQAHADGMRLVAVDAIGAESAHVAGRVRSVDADRTDDLMGAWGAVGGADVAAVAGFIAKAVELGLTVLIEGDVARAGLHVAERLYPGTAAKVIAGTEPTPPSLLPEGKGETEPTPLTPFPKKEGGTEPNTTSAKQSATVLSPSPFRGGVGEGFPTGSLPTEGLSVLLTFPLLDAAAAVVVRTARREEPERDTRAKPARKVAVFTGSFDPPTTYHRRVATLLRGRGFDEVVVRPTGPRCDTPETEHAKPVHRAVMADLAFRDLPGVTVDLSDLDDAVFTPHYSFNDLLADRGEVWHVIPAEFVVGGRAGESAIHTKWELGVDAWTSHRFVVLHSPESPPDAADLPPVCRLIAVDGHVATEDIRLRVFQGGSPRPDVTDDVEEYIRRYRLFTGMSAPRETRVRLGAPRLKIVTADKSEKALRAAEPFRKLESSDPTHILVLGGDGTMLQAIRDYWRLRLPFLGLNAGTLGFLMNESLPPDPDGAEIVLYRMPMIRVDAELPDGKRVQSLAFADAWVERDSGQAAWLKIEVDGKTQVPRVVGDGLLVATPAGSSAYARAMGATSVPLTAPVFTLAGSNVFRPRFWKPVALPETTSVGFTSLDHNGKRPIRGFIDGHLIGAVKSMHVRVSTVAMVELGFTPEFDLSARLLRSMFPPSDTL encoded by the coding sequence ATGGCCCACCCCACTCACGCCGAAATACTCGCGCACCTCGCCAACCTCGCTTCGCCCCCCGGTGGGCTGGGGGCGCTTCATCACTTTGCCGAGCGATTGTGCGTTGTTCAGCAGGCGCTCAAACCGGTTACGACCCCGCGCCGACTCGTGTTGTTCGCGGCCGACCACGGACCGGACGCGGAAAGTCGGGTCGGGACCACGATCCACCACATCGCGGACGGCGGAGCTGCGACCGCGGTCGTCGCGAAGTCCACGCACACGGAATTGGTGCTGGTCGATGTCGGTTCGCGGACCGACGCGCTGCCGGAATCGCCGCGCTACCGGAGCCGTAAGGTGCGCCCGGGTTCGCGCGACTTCACGAAGCAACCGGCGCTCACCGCCGATGAGTTCCGCGCCGCGTTCGTAGTCGGGCAGAAGGAGGCGGAACAGGCGCACGCGGACGGAATGAGATTGGTGGCAGTTGATGCGATTGGTGCGGAAAGTGCGCACGTCGCGGGTCGGGTTCGCTCTGTCGACGCGGACCGAACCGACGACCTCATGGGCGCGTGGGGCGCGGTCGGAGGAGCGGATGTCGCGGCCGTCGCGGGGTTCATTGCGAAGGCCGTTGAACTCGGGTTAACCGTGCTGATTGAGGGCGATGTGGCACGGGCGGGGCTGCACGTCGCGGAGCGACTCTATCCCGGCACCGCGGCGAAGGTAATTGCGGGAACAGAACCTACCCCCCCGTCCCTCCTCCCCGAAGGGAAGGGGGAAACAGAACCTACCCCCCTAACCCCCTTCCCTAAGAAGGAAGGGGGAACAGAACCAAATACAACCAGCGCGAAGCAGTCGGCAACGGTTTTAAGCCCCTCTCCGTTTAGGGGAGGGGTTGGGGAGGGGTTTCCGACAGGATCTCTCCCCACCGAAGGGCTTTCAGTACTGCTCACGTTTCCGCTCCTCGATGCGGCGGCTGCCGTCGTGGTGCGCACGGCGCGGCGCGAGGAACCGGAGCGAGACACTCGCGCGAAGCCCGCGCGCAAAGTGGCCGTGTTTACGGGAAGTTTCGACCCGCCCACGACCTACCACCGCCGGGTCGCGACGCTCCTGCGCGGGCGCGGGTTCGACGAGGTCGTCGTGCGCCCCACCGGTCCGCGGTGCGACACGCCGGAAACCGAGCACGCGAAGCCGGTCCACCGTGCGGTAATGGCAGACCTGGCATTTCGCGACCTCCCTGGGGTTACGGTCGACCTGTCCGACCTCGACGACGCGGTGTTCACCCCGCACTACTCGTTCAACGATCTGCTCGCGGACCGCGGCGAGGTGTGGCACGTGATCCCCGCGGAGTTCGTTGTGGGCGGGCGCGCCGGGGAATCCGCCATCCACACGAAATGGGAACTGGGGGTGGACGCCTGGACCAGTCACCGGTTCGTCGTGCTGCACTCGCCCGAGTCGCCGCCCGACGCGGCCGACCTGCCGCCGGTGTGCCGGCTCATCGCGGTCGACGGGCATGTCGCTACAGAAGACATTCGGCTCCGCGTGTTTCAGGGCGGTTCGCCGCGCCCCGACGTGACCGACGATGTGGAGGAGTACATCCGGCGCTACCGCCTGTTCACCGGTATGTCAGCCCCGCGCGAGACTCGTGTGCGGCTCGGGGCGCCGCGGTTGAAGATCGTCACGGCCGATAAGAGCGAAAAAGCGCTGCGGGCCGCGGAGCCGTTCCGCAAGCTCGAATCGAGCGACCCGACGCACATTCTCGTGCTCGGGGGCGACGGCACGATGCTCCAGGCGATCCGCGACTACTGGCGATTGCGGCTCCCGTTCCTGGGGCTGAACGCGGGCACGCTCGGATTCCTGATGAACGAGTCGCTGCCGCCGGACCCGGACGGCGCCGAGATCGTACTGTACCGGATGCCGATGATCCGCGTGGACGCCGAACTGCCGGACGGCAAGCGCGTGCAGTCGCTCGCGTTCGCGGACGCCTGGGTGGAACGCGACAGTGGGCAGGCCGCGTGGCTGAAGATCGAAGTGGATGGCAAAACGCAGGTGCCGCGCGTGGTCGGTGACGGGTTACTCGTGGCGACGCCCGCCGGGTCGAGTGCCTACGCACGGGCGATGGGCGCGACTTCGGTTCCGCTGACCGCACCAGTGTTCACGCTGGCCGGATCGAACGTGTTCCGCCCGCGCTTCTGGAAACCGGTCGCGCTCCCGGAAACGACGTCGGTCGGGTTCACGAGCCTAGACCACAACGGCAAGCGCCCGATCCGCGGGTTCATCGACGGGCACCTGATCGGCGCCGTGAAATCGATGCACGTCCGCGTGAGCACGGTCGCGATGGTCGAACTCGGTTTCACGCCCGAGTTCGACCTCTCCGCTCGTTTGCTGCGCTCGATGTTCCCGCCCTCGGACACGTTGTGA
- a CDS encoding GAF domain-containing sensor histidine kinase: protein MTTPLIPEPSRATEIARLELARLAQSEPLDAVFRRACELSAGALTVERVGVWLFIDDHTALRCANLFERGKNEHSAGAILRVEDFPNYFASLSIRKAVPVEVVGNEPWTADLAAKYLQPLGIGSILDAGIFLGGELTGVVCHEHVGRPREWTTEARDFVGSISDLLALRIQSAEVRELRAAFLTQDERAAAQDKAAALEQLAAGVAHDFRNLLSVFLGYGGLLSRRSDIPQDARKQAQDIVTAAEQGAALAKGLMDFARPKVAPPTVLDLSLVTAEFLPVLKAAVGSRHELRYSQPAELGQVFIEKDQFTRLLLNLALNASEAMPEGGTIKIRLAPVKLTGNPSYLGRFVLLEVSDTGGGIDDETRRRMFEPFFTTKKQGTGLGLAIVRQVVDRVGGLIRVESVAGKGTTFRVFFPRVGASTGGTSLFPILPSSEEDLK from the coding sequence ATGACGACACCGCTCATCCCGGAGCCGAGTCGGGCCACCGAAATCGCTCGCCTCGAACTCGCCCGCCTCGCGCAGAGCGAACCGCTCGACGCCGTGTTTCGGCGGGCGTGCGAACTGTCCGCGGGGGCGCTTACGGTCGAGCGCGTCGGGGTGTGGCTGTTCATCGACGACCACACCGCGCTCCGTTGCGCGAATCTGTTCGAGCGGGGCAAGAACGAGCACTCGGCCGGGGCGATCTTGCGGGTCGAGGACTTCCCCAACTACTTCGCTTCACTCTCAATTCGTAAGGCCGTTCCCGTTGAGGTCGTCGGGAACGAGCCGTGGACGGCCGATCTTGCCGCAAAATACCTCCAGCCACTCGGTATCGGCTCGATCCTCGATGCCGGCATCTTCTTGGGCGGTGAGCTGACCGGGGTGGTGTGCCACGAGCACGTCGGGCGCCCGCGCGAGTGGACGACGGAAGCCCGCGACTTCGTGGGCTCGATCAGTGACCTGCTCGCGCTCCGGATTCAGTCGGCCGAGGTGCGCGAACTGCGCGCGGCGTTCCTGACGCAGGACGAGCGCGCGGCGGCGCAAGACAAGGCCGCGGCTCTGGAGCAACTCGCGGCGGGCGTGGCGCACGACTTCCGCAACCTGTTGTCGGTGTTTCTCGGGTACGGTGGGCTGCTCAGTCGGCGAAGCGACATTCCACAAGACGCGCGGAAACAGGCGCAAGACATCGTAACGGCCGCGGAACAAGGAGCCGCACTCGCCAAGGGGCTGATGGACTTCGCGCGCCCGAAGGTCGCACCACCGACCGTGCTCGACCTGAGCCTCGTCACCGCCGAGTTCTTACCCGTTCTCAAAGCGGCGGTCGGTTCCAGGCACGAGCTGCGGTACTCGCAGCCCGCCGAACTCGGTCAGGTGTTTATTGAAAAGGACCAGTTCACGCGCCTGTTGTTGAACCTCGCGCTCAACGCGAGCGAGGCCATGCCCGAGGGCGGGACGATCAAGATCCGCCTCGCGCCCGTGAAATTGACCGGGAACCCCAGCTACCTGGGCCGCTTTGTGCTGCTCGAAGTGTCCGATACCGGGGGCGGCATCGACGACGAGACGCGGCGCCGGATGTTCGAGCCGTTTTTTACCACCAAGAAGCAGGGGACGGGATTGGGCTTGGCGATCGTGCGCCAGGTCGTGGACCGCGTGGGCGGGCTGATTCGCGTCGAGAGCGTTGCGGGAAAGGGGACCACGTTCCGCGTATTCTTCCCGCGCGTGGGGGCGAGCACCGGTGGCACCTCACTGTTCCCCATCTTGCCGAGTTCGGAAGAAGATTTGAAGTGA
- a CDS encoding DNA polymerase Y family protein — MPLRHLFIDMNSFFASVEQQYDHKLRYRAVAVIPTKAETTSCIAASYEAKARGVKTGTPVWEARILCPEIVFVTGDHRRYVTMHNRILAAVRSVIPIEKVVSIDEMSCRLTSAEREPEKIAILAQKIKSAIRALAGDYMACSIGAGPNTLLAKVAADMEKPDGLTVLADADLPHKLHKLRLNDFPGIGPRMERRLERHGIFTAAQFCAAPAQALAKVWGSKVHGERWYRLLRGEEVADTPTRRQTVSHSHVLPPELRTDAGAYGVLVRLVHKAAARLRKINYWAGSISVGVRFLGADRGDSVRWEESVHVPRCRDTQAFVAAAAKMWEHRPRGRTPFKVSMVLSELVPSRSATPSLFDDDHQAEDLSHAMDDVNAEFGASVVYLGSMFGMRDAAPSRVAFTQIPDFDRRVN, encoded by the coding sequence GTGCCGCTCCGACACCTGTTCATCGACATGAACTCGTTCTTCGCGTCCGTCGAACAGCAGTACGATCACAAACTGCGATACCGCGCGGTCGCGGTCATCCCCACGAAGGCCGAAACGACCTCGTGCATCGCGGCGAGTTACGAAGCAAAAGCGCGCGGCGTCAAGACGGGTACGCCGGTATGGGAGGCCCGCATATTGTGCCCGGAAATCGTGTTCGTAACCGGGGATCACCGCCGCTACGTTACCATGCACAACCGCATTCTCGCAGCCGTGCGGAGCGTCATTCCGATCGAGAAAGTTGTATCCATCGACGAAATGTCGTGCCGGCTGACCAGTGCCGAGCGCGAGCCGGAAAAAATCGCGATCCTCGCACAGAAAATCAAAAGTGCCATTCGCGCCCTCGCGGGCGACTATATGGCGTGTTCGATCGGCGCCGGCCCGAACACACTGCTGGCGAAAGTCGCGGCCGATATGGAGAAACCGGACGGTCTGACCGTCCTCGCGGACGCGGATCTGCCGCACAAGCTCCACAAACTCCGGTTGAACGACTTCCCCGGCATTGGGCCGCGCATGGAACGGCGGCTGGAGCGGCACGGCATTTTCACGGCCGCTCAGTTCTGCGCCGCGCCCGCACAAGCGCTCGCGAAAGTGTGGGGAAGCAAGGTTCACGGCGAGCGCTGGTACCGACTGCTCCGCGGTGAGGAAGTCGCCGACACCCCGACCCGGCGCCAGACCGTGAGCCACTCACACGTTCTTCCCCCGGAGCTACGCACCGACGCCGGCGCGTATGGGGTACTCGTGCGTCTCGTTCACAAGGCCGCGGCCCGGTTGCGGAAGATCAACTACTGGGCCGGTTCGATATCGGTCGGCGTGCGCTTTCTGGGCGCCGACCGGGGCGATTCGGTGCGATGGGAAGAGAGCGTGCACGTGCCTCGGTGCCGCGACACGCAGGCGTTCGTTGCGGCGGCAGCAAAGATGTGGGAACACCGCCCGCGCGGGCGCACGCCGTTCAAGGTGAGTATGGTGCTGAGTGAACTGGTGCCGTCCCGGAGCGCGACGCCGTCCCTGTTCGACGACGATCACCAAGCCGAAGATTTGTCGCACGCGATGGACGACGTGAACGCGGAGTTCGGCGCGAGTGTGGTCTACTTAGGCTCGATGTTCGGGATGCGGGACGCGGCCCCATCGCGGGTCGCGTTCACACAGATCCCGGATTTTGATCGCCGCGTGAACTGA
- a CDS encoding TIGR02996 domain-containing protein gives MLTDRDLLLRAVLANPADDLPRLALADCL, from the coding sequence ATGCTGACCGATCGCGATCTGTTACTCCGCGCCGTGCTCGCGAATCCGGCGGACGATCTCCCGCGCCTCGCGCTCGCAGATTGCCTTTAA
- a CDS encoding FG-GAP-like repeat-containing protein translates to MRTKARLSTRLGVEWLEERAVPAAYYVATTGTDSAAGTAASPWKTLQHAADVVRAGDTVTVRAGSYTGFYLSTDGTAASRITFTGEAGAKITSRNARTADGINLEGADYVTIQGFSVTGAGRAGIRSVTNHDVIIRNNNCDSNAVWGIFTGFSDNLTIENNVTSRSVQQHGIYVSNSGDNPIIRGNVSWGNRGCGIHMNGDVSQGGDGIISNALVENNVLYSNGAGGGSAINADGVQNSVFRNNLIYNTLAAGITLFRQDGGGVSSGNLVENNTVLVASIGRWALSITNGSTNNTVRNNILYSAQSFRGAISISADSLSGFVSDYNLTENVFSVDDGNTALSLTQWRAATGRDAHSFTTADPNSLFVNPSAGDYHLKPTSAAVDKGTTVGAPPTDAEGTPRPSGGGVDIGHDELATSPPPPASPPPPASPPAPPVTGQPFAVGTNGGTVAKVTMYNADRTVRFTVTPFGSAYTGAASVAVGDVTGDGIADVVVGSNGLKNAQVVIVDGATGTVRSEKLLASNTYYGATSVAVGDVTGDGIADIAVGTDGDRTVRVFRGGDYSKLIELSTGPAAGYWGRTQVALGDLNGDGKADLVVSALYATGITVSGFNGTSLRAGGTPTALFGTFSPGVEVSGKGVTLAIGDVNGDGYGDLVLGAGEWGNGRVAVYSGKSLVQANSKVLLANFAPAGAVSLGGVRVAIRDINGDGELDIITSSGELVTTFNGSNLPLTGLPTSLFAFDPDTTVAGGVWIG, encoded by the coding sequence TTGCGCACGAAAGCTCGTCTTTCCACCCGTCTCGGGGTGGAGTGGCTCGAGGAACGCGCCGTTCCGGCCGCGTATTACGTTGCGACCACCGGAACGGACTCGGCCGCCGGAACCGCGGCCAGCCCGTGGAAGACCCTTCAGCACGCGGCCGATGTCGTGCGGGCCGGGGACACCGTAACGGTTCGGGCGGGGAGCTACACGGGGTTCTACCTGAGTACCGATGGCACTGCCGCGTCCCGGATCACCTTCACCGGTGAGGCCGGCGCGAAGATCACGAGCCGGAACGCCAGGACCGCGGACGGGATCAACCTCGAAGGGGCCGATTACGTCACCATTCAGGGGTTCAGTGTCACCGGCGCGGGCCGCGCGGGGATCCGCTCGGTTACGAACCACGACGTTATCATTCGCAACAACAACTGCGACAGCAACGCAGTATGGGGCATCTTCACCGGGTTCAGTGACAACCTCACGATCGAGAACAACGTGACGTCGCGCTCGGTCCAGCAGCACGGCATCTACGTGTCCAACAGTGGCGACAACCCGATCATCCGCGGGAACGTGTCCTGGGGGAACCGCGGGTGCGGGATCCACATGAACGGGGACGTCAGTCAGGGCGGGGACGGGATCATCTCGAACGCCCTGGTCGAGAACAACGTCTTGTACAGCAACGGGGCCGGGGGCGGGTCGGCGATCAACGCCGACGGGGTGCAGAATTCCGTGTTCCGTAACAACTTGATCTACAACACCCTCGCCGCCGGTATCACCCTGTTCCGGCAGGACGGGGGCGGGGTGTCTAGCGGGAACTTGGTGGAGAACAACACCGTTCTCGTCGCGTCGATCGGGCGGTGGGCGCTGAGCATCACGAACGGGAGTACGAACAACACCGTTCGGAACAATATCCTGTACAGTGCTCAATCGTTCCGCGGGGCGATCTCGATTTCCGCGGACAGCCTGTCCGGGTTCGTGAGCGATTACAATCTCACCGAGAACGTGTTCTCGGTTGACGACGGTAACACCGCCCTCTCCTTGACCCAGTGGCGCGCCGCGACCGGGCGGGACGCGCACTCGTTCACTACAGCGGACCCGAATTCGCTGTTCGTGAACCCCTCGGCGGGCGACTACCACCTTAAACCGACGAGCGCCGCGGTCGATAAGGGCACGACGGTCGGTGCTCCCCCGACCGATGCCGAGGGTACGCCGCGGCCGAGCGGCGGTGGTGTAGACATCGGGCACGACGAACTCGCAACCAGCCCTCCGCCTCCGGCTTCACCCCCGCCCCCGGCCTCACCCCCCGCCCCGCCTGTAACAGGGCAACCGTTCGCGGTCGGGACGAACGGAGGAACGGTGGCCAAGGTCACGATGTACAACGCGGACCGCACGGTTCGGTTCACCGTGACCCCGTTCGGGAGTGCTTACACCGGCGCGGCGTCGGTCGCGGTCGGTGACGTGACCGGCGACGGGATCGCGGACGTGGTCGTCGGCTCCAACGGGCTCAAGAACGCGCAGGTGGTGATCGTCGACGGGGCGACCGGAACGGTCCGTTCCGAGAAACTCCTTGCGAGCAACACCTATTACGGCGCGACGTCGGTCGCGGTGGGCGACGTGACCGGTGACGGGATCGCGGACATCGCGGTGGGGACCGATGGTGACCGGACCGTGCGCGTGTTCAGGGGCGGTGACTACAGCAAGTTAATCGAGCTCTCGACCGGCCCCGCGGCCGGTTACTGGGGGCGCACGCAGGTCGCGCTCGGCGACCTCAACGGGGACGGCAAGGCCGACCTGGTGGTCTCGGCACTGTACGCGACGGGAATAACCGTCTCGGGGTTCAACGGTACGTCGCTCCGCGCGGGGGGCACGCCGACCGCACTGTTTGGCACGTTCTCGCCGGGCGTGGAGGTGTCCGGGAAGGGGGTGACTCTCGCGATCGGGGACGTGAACGGGGACGGTTACGGGGATCTGGTCCTCGGAGCCGGGGAGTGGGGCAACGGGCGCGTGGCCGTGTACTCGGGCAAGTCGCTCGTGCAGGCAAATAGTAAAGTCTTGCTCGCCAACTTCGCGCCCGCGGGGGCCGTGAGTTTGGGGGGTGTTCGGGTGGCCATCCGGGACATCAACGGCGACGGGGAACTCGATATCATCACGTCATCGGGGGAACTGGTGACGACCTTTAATGGGAGCAACTTGCCCCTGACCGGGTTGCCGACGAGCCTGTTCGCTTTCGATCCGGACACGACCGTTGCCGGTGGTGTTTGGATCGGGTAA